The following coding sequences are from one Leptolyngbya sp. NIES-3755 window:
- a CDS encoding unknown protein (similar to AA sequence:cyanobase_aa:all5106): protein MRSIAGIVLIGLSSLSVVTTVQAQSIVPDRSINTTVNSSDGRNFTITNGATARSNLFHSFREFSVPTGGSATFDLINTPNTRTIFNRVTGSNISNIDGLIQTVNHQQPVSLFLLNPNGIVFGSNAQLNISGSFIGTTANSIQFEDGTQFSPTQPPLLTISAPVGLQFGQSSANITVQGTGHQLTTANPVFTPYLPTQPPNGLIAPSIALISGAIHLENGILTAPEGQINLGGVQQGFVGLTAMGLNYDRVSSFGNITLTGRSLIDVNGITSGSVQIVGRNITVQDGSAIWLQNRGEKIGGNIHIAASESLRVIGTAPDISIRSSIVNETVGQGANGTVQIAAPLVSVEAGALLGNRNYSPSIGGSVIVNAGQLNVNGHSAIVPDLFSVFGSLSFSTGDAGDLNVSARSINIESGGYLGTTTLGTGRSGNALIHADNIFVAGTTPTFIGSVIAANTVGLGGNGGNLTIHTRQLTLQQSGLVAVSSIGRGSAGNLTVNATESIEISGGIPQTYSSAIASTVDFPNPNLQRLFGIPAQPQGNAGSVTINTPILRINDQASVSVLNRGVGNAGTLSINAEQIFVDRGGGISAFTRAGNGGNIAIQSQLVKLQNEALIATAAMGQGDGGNLTLNVPVMIGLGNSDIVASAIDGRGGNINITTQAILGLNYRTQLTSESDITASSQFGVNGTVQINTPDINPNSGLIQLPISVINPNQRLANGCAATGESRFVMTGRGGLPMNPLEQIELHSVWADLRPSTAQKDSTSAIVSQPNLLEATTWYRDATGTIVLTAGQPAHSSITTCALQTETSVIE from the coding sequence ATGCGATCGATTGCAGGTATCGTGCTGATCGGATTAAGTTCGCTCAGTGTTGTTACAACCGTTCAAGCTCAGTCTATTGTTCCCGATCGTTCGATTAATACGACTGTGAATAGTTCGGATGGACGCAATTTTACAATTACAAATGGAGCGACTGCTCGATCGAATTTGTTTCATAGTTTTCGAGAGTTCTCAGTTCCGACAGGCGGCTCTGCAACGTTTGACTTAATTAATACTCCAAATACCCGAACTATCTTTAATCGAGTCACAGGCAGCAATATTTCTAACATTGATGGTTTGATTCAAACGGTGAACCATCAACAGCCTGTCAGCCTTTTTCTCCTCAATCCGAACGGGATTGTTTTCGGTTCAAATGCTCAGTTAAATATTAGTGGCTCTTTTATTGGAACCACTGCGAATTCAATTCAGTTTGAAGATGGCACTCAATTTAGTCCAACTCAGCCGCCTTTATTAACAATCAGTGCGCCAGTCGGCTTACAGTTCGGACAGTCTTCAGCAAACATTACTGTGCAAGGAACGGGACATCAACTTACCACAGCCAATCCTGTCTTTACGCCTTACCTTCCCACACAGCCACCCAATGGATTAATTGCTCCCTCGATCGCGCTAATAAGTGGTGCGATTCACTTAGAAAATGGCATTCTCACTGCACCCGAAGGACAAATCAATCTCGGAGGCGTTCAGCAAGGATTCGTCGGACTCACGGCAATGGGATTGAACTACGATCGCGTTTCCAGTTTTGGTAATATCACGCTCACAGGTCGATCGCTAATTGATGTGAATGGTATCACTTCCGGTTCTGTCCAAATCGTCGGGCGAAACATTACGGTACAGGACGGCTCTGCAATTTGGCTCCAAAATCGAGGAGAGAAAATAGGCGGAAATATTCACATTGCAGCATCCGAATCGCTCCGAGTCATTGGAACTGCACCAGATATCAGTATTCGGAGCAGTATTGTGAATGAAACAGTCGGTCAAGGTGCAAATGGAACCGTTCAAATTGCTGCACCGCTAGTCTCAGTTGAAGCAGGAGCACTCCTTGGAAATCGAAACTATAGTCCCTCGATCGGGGGATCAGTGATCGTGAATGCAGGACAACTCAACGTGAATGGACATAGCGCGATCGTACCCGATCTATTCAGCGTGTTTGGCTCATTAAGCTTTTCCACGGGCGATGCAGGCGACCTCAACGTTTCGGCTCGAAGTATCAACATTGAAAGCGGTGGATACTTAGGTACAACAACACTCGGAACCGGAAGAAGTGGAAACGCCCTCATTCATGCAGATAATATTTTTGTTGCTGGAACAACTCCAACGTTCATCGGCAGTGTGATTGCTGCGAACACCGTAGGCTTGGGCGGCAATGGTGGAAATTTGACCATTCACACCCGACAGTTAACACTGCAACAAAGTGGATTGGTTGCGGTCTCTAGTATTGGTCGGGGTTCAGCCGGAAATCTCACCGTGAATGCAACAGAGTCGATCGAGATCTCAGGTGGAATTCCTCAAACGTATAGCAGCGCGATCGCGTCCACGGTCGATTTTCCCAACCCCAATCTACAACGATTGTTCGGCATCCCGGCTCAACCTCAAGGAAATGCAGGAAGCGTTACGATCAATACTCCGATTTTGAGAATCAACGATCAAGCATCAGTGTCGGTTTTGAATCGCGGGGTTGGAAATGCAGGAACATTGAGCATCAATGCTGAGCAGATTTTTGTCGATCGTGGGGGTGGAATTAGTGCATTCACAAGAGCAGGCAATGGAGGAAACATTGCGATTCAGTCCCAACTGGTGAAGTTACAAAATGAAGCGCTGATTGCGACGGCTGCAATGGGACAAGGAGACGGAGGCAATCTCACTCTCAATGTTCCGGTGATGATTGGCTTGGGAAATAGCGACATTGTTGCAAGCGCGATCGATGGTCGTGGCGGCAACATTAATATTACAACTCAAGCGATTCTGGGATTGAACTATCGAACTCAACTGACATCCGAAAGTGACATTACTGCGAGTTCACAGTTTGGCGTGAATGGAACCGTTCAAATTAACACACCAGACATCAATCCAAACTCTGGTTTAATTCAGCTTCCGATTAGTGTGATCAATCCAAACCAACGACTCGCGAATGGATGCGCTGCAACTGGAGAGAGTCGATTCGTCATGACCGGACGCGGTGGATTACCAATGAATCCCTTAGAACAAATTGAATTGCATTCCGTCTGGGCAGATTTGCGTCCTTCCACTGCTCAGAAAGATTCTACATCTGCGATCGTCTCTCAACCCAATCTGCTTGAAGCCACGACTTGGTATCGAGATGCAACTGGAACAATTGTTTTAACCGCAGGTCAGCCCGCTCACAGTTCAATCACAACTTGTGCCTTGCAAACAGAAACTTCTGTGATCGAGTAG
- a CDS encoding hypothetical protein (similar to AA sequence:cyanobase_aa:gll0995), giving the protein MSFNTFDTARSINLTATSQSFTGTVNPLDSVDFYRLQINGKSSVQLSLTGLSGNANLELIQDRNRNGVIDNNETLHRSTNATAIAELINTSLNPGTYFVRVAASNSSTEYRLNVSGLSAPTADIVWRHSQAGSNLIWTMESSTPVSTRSLPTVADPSWQIVGSADFNRDSQIDYVWRNIQSGENLVWLMNGGTPSGMITLPQVADRNWQLVTVNDFNRDGQPDLLWRHIQSGENLAWSMNGATPFGVTVLPQVADRNWQIVGSGDFDRNNSPDIVWRHAVSGENLIWFLNGNQVISSASLPALADRNWQIAAVTDFNGDAQPDLLWRNGLSGENVMWFTQGATVTLGIAIAPVADPNWRIVAANRRTDEPATIDSVGNSRSTAFNTGTLSGVANFSEFFTLSDAEDFYQFTLNEATELTIGRSNPAVNFQILDANGNVLQTNNSLNVLGSGTYFLRAFTNSPTTVAYTLSLNAIPRSIVQYDFTYYFNGQNTSSDYYSGAVTAFNGTYSVGQFFDFNNSNNETGANGRYIITGSRTGGALSELNRVTVQSYYDVETATFFTPAALGQNASGLGSEVGWLRDRVDVQHFGADFFEADWRPITSVQVQTSIRQGMPTTITWNDTISENVRIEVFKGGIFQTAIATNTESDGSFEWTPTPNFVVGSDYQIRISSVLNADPVAFSNQFSIVSPGSVRITSPNGSNLFRPGSAQTITWTDDFNENVRIELWKGGAFHSTIATSTASDGSETWTTPRTLANGNDYEIRIFSTMNPLVWDRSDAMFSVQADLRRYWFTYYYNPSNVSQTDSYIGSVIAVDGAYTVGTSFDPGNRTTEAGFNGNYLITRVEDYDDRLTSDLGRVFVTDYLDRDNGAERRFTPRSQRFAQAAGLHYLGSEFDFLDDAQSEETGFGQDRFEADPVWLTFSNLAFSRREGDTGTVQVRLALAPTSNVTLSFTGSSFITVDADTTIENGTQNSLTFTASDWNVARTIRFIAEQDGSASDRTSNPISYALSGDFTGNGVYNLGTITNTYAPDNSRFNIDLDYRNDYSGFWTAARRAVAQRAANDWAARIMNELSGYELTNQSLQMFNGQAATAFNFTGNRFIDDLVIFVGAYTINDGWGGWGGIRIIGGTEPLPRAAMVTVNSFFANSYNDSVLYSLISHEIGHALGLMGGTTVGNSQINTSTATFMGEFARRANGGSYVQLQSGFGHPADKVRSIMSYGWSYQLSAPTEIDFAMLADHGYRISGINASAGFPIVQDSSKLSFVPETVYHDSSACGCAKHLAAAGLNTVGATQLTDVLGLSETV; this is encoded by the coding sequence GTGAGTTTTAACACTTTTGATACCGCTCGATCGATTAATTTAACCGCAACCTCTCAGTCTTTTACTGGAACCGTTAATCCACTCGATTCAGTTGATTTTTACCGTCTGCAAATCAATGGTAAAAGTAGTGTACAACTCTCACTAACTGGATTGAGCGGCAATGCCAATCTCGAACTGATTCAAGATCGCAATCGGAACGGCGTGATTGACAACAATGAAACGCTGCATCGATCAACGAATGCAACCGCGATCGCAGAATTAATCAATACCTCGCTCAATCCAGGCACTTACTTTGTTCGCGTCGCTGCTTCTAATAGTAGTACTGAATATCGACTCAATGTTTCGGGACTGAGCGCTCCCACGGCTGATATTGTGTGGCGACATTCCCAAGCGGGAAGCAATCTGATTTGGACGATGGAAAGTTCTACTCCGGTTTCGACCCGATCGTTACCGACCGTTGCCGATCCTAGCTGGCAGATTGTCGGAAGTGCAGATTTCAATCGTGATAGCCAAATCGACTATGTGTGGCGCAACATTCAGAGCGGGGAAAATCTCGTTTGGTTGATGAATGGTGGCACTCCGAGTGGGATGATCACGTTGCCGCAAGTTGCCGATCGCAATTGGCAATTGGTCACAGTCAATGATTTCAATCGCGACGGTCAACCCGATCTCCTCTGGCGACACATTCAAAGCGGGGAGAATCTAGCTTGGTCGATGAATGGAGCTACACCATTCGGAGTCACAGTCCTACCGCAAGTCGCTGATCGGAACTGGCAAATTGTTGGGTCTGGAGACTTCGATCGTAATAACAGTCCTGATATTGTGTGGCGACATGCAGTTTCAGGAGAGAATCTAATCTGGTTCCTGAATGGCAATCAAGTCATCTCTTCAGCCTCACTGCCCGCGCTTGCTGATCGAAATTGGCAAATTGCAGCGGTGACAGATTTCAATGGAGATGCTCAACCCGATCTCCTTTGGCGCAATGGGCTGAGTGGAGAGAATGTGATGTGGTTTACTCAAGGCGCAACCGTCACATTAGGGATCGCGATCGCTCCGGTTGCAGATCCCAATTGGCGAATTGTGGCAGCCAATCGTCGAACCGATGAACCTGCGACGATCGATAGTGTTGGCAATTCTCGATCGACTGCTTTCAACACTGGAACCCTCAGCGGCGTTGCGAATTTCTCAGAATTCTTCACCTTATCTGATGCTGAAGACTTCTATCAATTCACTCTCAACGAAGCAACTGAATTAACGATCGGACGCTCCAATCCTGCTGTCAACTTCCAGATTTTGGATGCAAATGGCAACGTACTACAGACAAATAATTCATTAAACGTCTTGGGATCGGGCACTTATTTCCTTCGCGCTTTCACCAATTCACCCACAACGGTCGCCTACACCCTATCGCTCAATGCAATTCCACGATCGATTGTTCAATACGATTTCACCTACTATTTCAACGGTCAAAATACATCCAGCGACTACTATAGCGGTGCCGTTACTGCCTTCAATGGAACTTACAGCGTTGGACAGTTCTTTGATTTCAATAATAGCAACAATGAAACGGGTGCAAATGGTCGCTATATCATTACCGGAAGTCGAACCGGGGGCGCACTTTCAGAACTGAACCGCGTCACTGTCCAATCCTATTACGATGTGGAAACTGCTACCTTCTTCACGCCTGCTGCACTGGGACAAAACGCCAGTGGATTGGGAAGCGAAGTTGGCTGGTTACGCGATCGTGTAGATGTTCAACATTTCGGTGCGGACTTTTTTGAGGCAGATTGGCGACCAATTACCTCAGTTCAAGTTCAAACTTCGATCCGTCAAGGAATGCCAACCACGATCACTTGGAATGATACGATCAGCGAAAATGTCAGGATTGAGGTCTTCAAAGGCGGCATTTTCCAGACTGCGATCGCGACCAATACAGAGAGCGATGGCTCATTCGAGTGGACACCCACCCCTAATTTTGTAGTGGGCAGCGATTACCAAATTCGCATCAGCAGTGTTCTGAATGCTGATCCAGTTGCATTCAGTAATCAATTCTCGATCGTCAGTCCCGGATCTGTTCGCATCACTTCTCCGAATGGCAGCAATCTCTTCCGTCCAGGTTCCGCACAAACGATTACATGGACAGATGACTTCAACGAAAATGTCCGGATCGAACTATGGAAAGGCGGAGCGTTTCATTCTACGATCGCAACTTCAACCGCCAGTGATGGCAGTGAAACCTGGACAACTCCTCGTACCCTAGCGAACGGCAATGATTACGAGATTCGGATTTTCAGCACGATGAATCCGCTGGTGTGGGATCGCAGTGATGCAATGTTCAGTGTGCAAGCCGATTTGAGACGGTATTGGTTCACCTACTACTACAATCCCAGCAATGTCTCTCAAACCGATAGTTATATTGGTAGCGTAATTGCAGTGGATGGAGCTTACACAGTCGGCACAAGCTTCGATCCAGGCAATCGAACAACAGAGGCAGGCTTCAATGGGAACTATCTCATTACCAGAGTCGAAGACTATGACGATCGCTTAACGAGTGATCTAGGTCGCGTGTTTGTGACGGACTATCTCGATCGGGATAACGGAGCAGAACGACGATTCACCCCCAGATCACAGCGTTTCGCTCAAGCTGCGGGATTGCACTATCTTGGAAGCGAATTTGACTTCCTGGACGATGCTCAATCAGAAGAAACCGGATTTGGACAAGATCGGTTTGAGGCAGATCCCGTCTGGTTAACTTTCTCGAATCTGGCGTTTAGTCGTCGAGAAGGAGATACTGGAACTGTTCAAGTCAGACTGGCACTTGCGCCAACCAGCAATGTTACACTCTCGTTCACGGGCAGCAGTTTCATCACGGTTGATGCAGATACGACGATCGAGAACGGAACACAAAACAGCCTCACCTTCACGGCTAGCGATTGGAATGTCGCTCGCACGATTCGCTTCATTGCAGAGCAAGACGGATCAGCCAGCGATCGTACCTCCAATCCAATTTCCTATGCTTTAAGCGGCGATTTTACAGGGAACGGCGTTTACAATCTGGGCACGATTACGAACACTTACGCTCCCGACAATAGCCGATTCAACATCGACCTAGATTACCGTAATGACTATTCCGGCTTCTGGACGGCTGCTCGTCGGGCTGTAGCTCAACGGGCTGCAAATGATTGGGCAGCAAGAATCATGAATGAATTGAGTGGCTACGAGCTAACCAATCAATCCTTGCAGATGTTCAATGGTCAAGCAGCAACGGCATTCAACTTTACAGGCAACCGTTTTATTGATGATCTAGTCATCTTTGTGGGTGCTTACACTATCAATGATGGCTGGGGCGGTTGGGGCGGTATCCGAATTATTGGCGGAACTGAGCCACTCCCAAGAGCCGCAATGGTGACAGTTAACTCCTTCTTCGCGAACTCTTACAATGATAGCGTTCTCTATTCTCTGATCTCTCATGAGATAGGTCACGCGCTCGGATTAATGGGAGGCACGACTGTAGGAAACAGTCAGATTAACACCAGTACGGCGACCTTTATGGGCGAATTCGCCCGTCGTGCAAATGGGGGTTCCTATGTTCAATTGCAATCAGGCTTTGGGCATCCCGCTGATAAAGTCCGATCAATCATGTCTTATGGATGGTCGTACCAACTTTCTGCACCGACTGAAATCGATTTTGCGATGTTAGCGGATCATGGCTATCGAATTTCTGGAATTAACGCTTCTGCGGGATTTCCGATTGTGCAAGATTCGTCCAAATTGAGCTTTGTGCCTGAAACGGTCTACCATGACAGCTCTGCTTGTGGTTGTGCGAAACATTTAGCAGCCGCTGGATTGAACACCGTTGGAGCAACTCAATTGACTGACGTTTTGGGACTGTCTGAGACGGTTTAA
- a CDS encoding cyclic nucleotide-binding protein (similar to AA sequence:cyanobase_aa:LBDG_19890), which yields MGLLTVTSAVAFGALIFSGELEPYLPFGIGLFLFSSVIISGVASALSSFPPIVSTIAEVTVPIFSLIARQIVAAMPDAPVEQKLLTVVATLVVNSFVTGAIFLGLGWFRLGSFVRFIPYPVVGGFLAGIGALLFNAALQSVSGLELQPFLIASFFQPNVFWQWFPAALFAAAMFVLPQRIKSVLVYPTIILGSVALFYVVLSVTGISIAEANSRGWLLGSVPAGGLYHFATINAIQQADWSVIAQQIPTLAALWLISAIALLLHGNGIELVASRDLDLNRELKAAGVASLIAGVGGGVGGFPSAGENALSYQLGARGRLVGWVIAGMCLAMTIGGATVLSFFPNFILIGMPLLITVEFFNEWLYEAWFKFDRADYAIIVLIVLVTVTVGFLQAFVVGLGAAIVLFVINYSRLTVTRRTSTGAFHHSNVLRTSEELEILEAQGEEAYIVELQGLIFFGTANKLLNQVRDRIHNDQLPPVRYVILDFRLVSGLDASAVLSFAKLNQIAHQKQIHLIYTHLSSQAKQRLKQGDCLEEDDLFFHVFADLDRGLEWYEQQILQQHRSLSETQSQSPKTALASQLKEDFSDPSQVDRLMDYLEVCELAEGEYLFHQGDPYNGLYFVGSGQVSVVLTLRDGQLKRIRTYTIGNTIGEMGLYRRTDRMASVVADKPSTLYFLPTATFEQLEKTNPMLAAGIHRFIVVLLAERLQHREKELSQLLES from the coding sequence ATGGGTCTGCTGACGGTGACGAGTGCCGTAGCGTTTGGTGCGCTCATCTTCTCCGGAGAACTTGAACCCTATCTGCCGTTTGGCATTGGGCTATTTCTATTTAGCTCTGTGATCATTAGCGGTGTGGCATCTGCACTCAGTTCGTTTCCACCGATCGTCTCCACGATCGCAGAAGTGACGGTTCCAATTTTTAGCTTGATTGCGCGGCAGATTGTAGCTGCGATGCCCGATGCGCCTGTTGAACAAAAGTTGCTAACGGTAGTCGCAACCTTAGTCGTGAATAGCTTTGTCACAGGCGCGATTTTTCTGGGGCTTGGCTGGTTTCGTCTGGGAAGCTTTGTCCGATTTATTCCTTATCCAGTTGTCGGCGGATTTCTGGCGGGAATTGGTGCGCTGCTCTTCAATGCTGCATTACAGTCGGTTTCAGGATTGGAGTTGCAACCGTTCTTGATCGCGAGTTTCTTTCAGCCAAATGTGTTTTGGCAATGGTTTCCAGCGGCATTGTTCGCGGCTGCAATGTTTGTGTTGCCTCAGCGGATTAAGAGCGTTCTTGTTTATCCGACCATTATTCTGGGGTCAGTTGCGCTCTTTTATGTGGTGTTATCAGTGACGGGAATTTCGATCGCGGAAGCCAACAGTCGCGGCTGGTTACTGGGCAGTGTTCCCGCAGGTGGACTGTATCACTTTGCCACGATTAATGCCATTCAGCAGGCAGACTGGAGCGTGATTGCTCAGCAGATTCCAACCTTGGCAGCATTGTGGTTAATTTCTGCGATCGCGCTTTTACTTCACGGAAATGGGATTGAATTGGTAGCTTCTCGCGATCTCGATTTGAATCGGGAATTAAAGGCTGCCGGAGTTGCTTCTCTGATTGCGGGAGTCGGTGGCGGCGTAGGTGGATTTCCGAGCGCTGGAGAGAATGCACTGTCTTATCAATTGGGAGCAAGAGGAAGGCTAGTCGGTTGGGTGATTGCTGGAATGTGTCTCGCGATGACGATCGGTGGGGCAACCGTGCTGTCATTCTTTCCGAATTTTATTCTGATTGGAATGCCATTGTTAATCACGGTTGAGTTCTTTAATGAATGGCTCTACGAAGCTTGGTTTAAGTTCGATCGTGCAGATTACGCCATCATTGTTTTGATTGTTCTAGTTACAGTAACAGTCGGATTTTTACAAGCGTTCGTTGTTGGATTAGGAGCCGCGATCGTTCTGTTTGTGATTAACTACAGTCGGCTCACCGTGACTCGTCGAACCAGTACAGGCGCATTTCACCACAGCAATGTTCTCCGAACCTCTGAAGAATTGGAAATCTTGGAAGCTCAAGGAGAAGAGGCATACATTGTGGAATTGCAGGGACTAATCTTTTTTGGAACAGCGAATAAACTGCTAAATCAGGTTCGCGATCGTATTCACAATGATCAACTCCCTCCCGTTCGTTATGTGATCCTCGATTTCCGATTAGTAAGTGGATTGGATGCTTCAGCGGTTCTCAGTTTTGCCAAACTCAATCAGATTGCACACCAAAAACAGATTCATCTGATTTACACTCATCTTTCGTCTCAAGCGAAACAGCGCTTAAAACAGGGTGATTGTTTAGAGGAAGATGATCTGTTCTTCCATGTGTTTGCAGATTTGGATCGAGGCTTAGAATGGTACGAGCAGCAGATTTTACAACAACATCGATCGCTGAGTGAAACTCAATCTCAGTCTCCTAAAACGGCTTTAGCAAGTCAGCTTAAGGAAGATTTTTCTGATCCGAGTCAAGTCGATCGCTTAATGGATTATCTAGAAGTCTGCGAACTAGCAGAGGGTGAATATCTCTTTCATCAGGGCGATCCATACAATGGACTGTATTTCGTCGGTTCTGGGCAAGTGAGCGTAGTGCTGACACTCAGAGATGGGCAGCTTAAACGGATTCGCACTTATACGATCGGAAATACGATCGGGGAAATGGGATTGTACCGTCGAACTGATCGGATGGCATCGGTTGTCGCGGATAAACCCAGCACTTTGTACTTTCTACCGACAGCAACGTTCGAGCAGCTTGAGAAGACGAATCCAATGTTAGCCGCAGGAATTCACCGCTTTATCGTTGTTTTACTCGCTGAGCGGCTTCAACATCGTGAGAAGGAATTGAGCCAGCTTTTAGAATCTTAA
- a CDS encoding hypothetical protein (hypothetical protein Npun_F6573;~similar to AA sequence:cyanobase_aa:LBDG_24460), with amino-acid sequence MTTTIEQPKNRNGALWSGVLLIALGIGCAVAPVFSTLVSETWIALIVLSAGFTKLVYAVQTREQGGFLWKILLSALYIATGVMLLVSPLTGVLTLTLLLGSFLLAEGAFELVLAFRLREQKNNWLWLLGNAIVTAGLGAFIWFQYPFNAPWLLGTLVGASIFASGLSRVMFSLNPQVQSDSPATSA; translated from the coding sequence ATGACAACCACTATTGAGCAGCCCAAGAACAGAAACGGTGCGCTTTGGTCGGGCGTATTATTGATTGCATTAGGAATTGGTTGTGCAGTTGCGCCTGTCTTTTCGACGTTGGTGAGCGAAACGTGGATTGCGTTGATTGTCTTGTCCGCAGGTTTTACGAAGCTAGTTTATGCGGTGCAAACTCGTGAACAAGGCGGTTTCCTGTGGAAGATTTTACTAAGTGCGCTTTATATTGCAACTGGCGTGATGTTGCTTGTGTCTCCTTTGACAGGTGTGTTGACGCTGACATTGTTGTTGGGTAGCTTCTTGTTGGCAGAAGGCGCATTTGAATTGGTCTTGGCGTTCCGTCTGCGTGAACAGAAGAACAATTGGTTGTGGTTGCTTGGAAATGCGATCGTGACCGCAGGTTTGGGTGCGTTTATTTGGTTCCAATATCCGTTTAATGCGCCTTGGTTGCTGGGTACGCTGGTGGGTGCAAGTATTTTTGCAAGTGGTTTATCGCGTGTGATGTTCTCGCTTAATCCTCAGGTTCAATCGGATAGTCCTGCGACTTCTGCATAG
- a CDS encoding response regulator receiver sensor signal transduction histidine kinase (similar to AA sequence:cyanobase_aa:LBDG_24470): MLERKGRKILAVDDTADNLLLLQVFLEAEGFEVEVADNGSTALDRLQQCLPDLVLLDVMMPGMNGLEVTQEIRSNNRTLPILLISAHDKMQVQPGLDAGANGYIQKPIDFTQLLSRIEALTA; the protein is encoded by the coding sequence GTGTTAGAACGAAAAGGGCGCAAAATACTAGCAGTCGATGATACTGCTGACAATTTATTACTGCTGCAAGTTTTTCTAGAAGCAGAAGGCTTTGAGGTCGAAGTCGCAGACAACGGTAGCACCGCGCTCGATCGCTTACAACAATGCTTACCTGATCTGGTGTTACTTGATGTGATGATGCCTGGAATGAACGGGTTAGAAGTGACTCAAGAAATTCGATCGAACAATCGCACCTTACCCATCTTGCTGATTTCTGCTCACGATAAAATGCAGGTACAGCCAGGACTCGACGCAGGTGCGAATGGATATATTCAAAAGCCGATCGACTTCACTCAACTTCTGTCGCGTATTGAAGCCTTGACCGCTTGA
- a CDS encoding two component LuxR family transcriptional regulator (similar to AA sequence:cyanobase_aa:LBDG_24480): MIRVILIEDHDLTRVGIRAALQQREGFEVIGDARDAKSGLRLLKTSQPDVAIVDIGLPDSTGIDLTQQFKQAQAAGENPNTKILIMTMQDSEDTVLAAFAAGADSYCMKDASIDKLAQAIQTTASGNAWIDPAIARVVLHQTQKAYTSNQQSPEAATISINRLSDEDFIPAYPLTERELEVLKLIVDGCSNAQIAEKLYITVGTVKTHVRNILNKLCADDRTQVAVRALRTGLVQ; this comes from the coding sequence ATGATTCGAGTCATTTTGATTGAAGACCACGATTTGACCCGTGTAGGCATACGGGCGGCTCTACAACAAAGAGAAGGGTTTGAAGTGATTGGAGATGCTCGTGATGCTAAGTCAGGGCTAAGATTGCTCAAAACGTCTCAACCTGATGTTGCGATCGTGGATATTGGACTTCCAGATTCGACTGGAATTGATCTCACTCAGCAATTCAAACAAGCACAGGCAGCGGGAGAAAATCCCAATACCAAGATCTTGATCATGACAATGCAGGATAGTGAAGATACTGTTCTAGCCGCGTTTGCTGCGGGGGCAGATTCCTACTGTATGAAAGATGCCAGCATTGATAAACTTGCTCAAGCGATTCAAACGACAGCCAGTGGAAACGCTTGGATTGATCCTGCGATCGCACGGGTAGTTCTTCACCAAACCCAGAAGGCTTATACGTCTAATCAACAATCGCCTGAAGCTGCGACGATTTCAATCAATCGATTGTCGGACGAAGATTTTATCCCAGCTTATCCCCTGACTGAGCGAGAATTAGAAGTCTTGAAGCTGATTGTAGATGGTTGTAGTAATGCTCAAATTGCTGAAAAACTCTACATCACCGTGGGAACCGTTAAAACCCATGTTCGGAACATTCTGAATAAGCTCTGTGCAGATGATCGAACTCAGGTTGCCGTTCGCGCTTTGAGAACTGGTTTAGTGCAATAG